The Alistipes finegoldii DSM 17242 DNA segment GCCAACAAGCTGGCTATCGACGCGGGCTATAACTATGCGGCCAACACCCATCAGTTCGCCAATACCTACACCGTGTCCCCGGCGCCGCTCGAAAAGGGCACCTACCGCACCATCAACGGCAACGTGGCGACGGCATGGGGCCTGTGCGCCGCCGCCGAGAAAGCCGGGCTGCCGCTCTTCTGCGGTTCGTATCCGATCACTCCGGCGACGGTCATCCTCGAAGAGCTCGCCAAGCGCAAGGACCTCGGCGTGAAGACCGTGCAGGCCGAAGACGAGATCGCGGGCATCTGCACCGCCATCGGCGCGGCATTCGCCGGCAATTTCGCGGTGACGACCACGTCGGGTCCCGGACTCTCGCTCAAGAGCGAAGCGCTGGGACTGGCCGTGATGACCGAGCTGCCGCTGGTGGTCGTGGACGTACAGCGCGGAGGCCCCTCGACGGGTCTGCCGACCAAAACCGAGCAGAGCGACCTCTCGCAGGCCCTTTACGGCCGCAACGGAGAGTGCCCGGTGATCGTCGTGGCGGCATCGTCGCCCAGCGACTGTTTCCACTATGCGTTCGAGGCCGGACGGCTGGCGATGGAGCACATGACGCCCGTGATCCTGCTCACCGACGGCTTCATCGCCAACGGCTCGGAGCCGTGGCGCATTCCCTCGATGAAGGACTACCCGGCAATCCAGCCGCCGATCGTAGACGACGCGCCCGAAGGCGGATTCATGCCCTACGTGCGCGACGAAAAGCTGGCCCGCGGCTGGGCGTTCCCCGGCAAGGTGGGACTGGAGCACCGCGTGGGCGGTCTGGAAAAAGACTGCGTGAAAGGCTGCATCTCGCACGACCCGTCCAACCACCAGAAGATGGTCTCGACGCGCGCAGCAAAGGTGGCCAAGGCCGCGGACGACATTCCCGCACAAACCGTATGGGGCGACCCGGAAGGCGACCTGCTCGTCGTGGGATGGGGCGGAACGCGCGGACACCTGCAGAACGCCGTCGATCAGATGCGCGCCGAAGGCAAACGCGTGTCGCTCGCACATTTCAACTACATCAACCCGCTGCCGCACGGCGTGCGCGACATCTTCGCGAAGTTCCGCCGGATCGTCGTCTGCGAGCTGAACGAAGGTCAGTTCGCCAACTACCTGCGCCAAAACCTGCAGGAGTTCCGCTACGAACAGTACAACAAGTGCGAGGGCCTGCCCTTCACGGTCGTAGAACTGAAAGAAAAATTCGAATCCTTATTGAAGTAACGCCATGGCAGAATACAAATACACCCCAGCGGATTTCAAAAGCGATCAGGAGGTACGCTGGTGCCCCGGATGCGGTGACCACGCCATCCTCAACGCCGTGCAGCGCGCGCTGCCCGAAATAGCCGACGCCACAGACACGCCGCACAACATGTTCACGTTCGTGTCGGGCATCGGATGCTCGTCGCGCTTCATCTACTACATGAAAACCTACGGGTTCCACTCCGTACACGGCCGCGCAAACGCCGTGGCGACGGGCGTCAAGGTCGCCAACCCGCGGCTCAACGTCTGGGTCACCACCGGCGACGGCGACTCGCTGGCCATCGGCGGCAACCACTTCATCCACGCCATCCGCCGCAACGTGGACCTCAACGTCATTCTGTTCAACAACGAGATTTACGGTCTGACCAAAGGCCAGTACTCCCCCACTTCGAAGCTGGGCAAGATCACCAAGACCTCGCCTTACGGCACGGTCGAGAAGCCGTTCAACCCCGGCGAACTGGTGATCGGCGCCAAGGGCACGTTCTTCGCCCGGTCGGTGGACATGGAGGTGGGACTTTCGAAGGAGTGCATGGTGGCCGCCGCGATGCACAAAGGCATGTCGGTAGTCGAAGTACTGCAAAACTGCGTGATATTCAACGACAAGACCCACGGCGAGTTCGCCGCCGACAAGGCTACGCGTGCGGAGCGCACCGTAACGCTGCGCCACGGCGAGAAGATGCTGTTCGGAGCCGACAAGCAGAAAGGCATCGTCTTCGAGAACATGAAGCTGAAGGTCGTAACCGTCGGTGAGGACGGCTACACGCTGGACGACGTGCTGACGCACGACGCCCACCAGCGCGACACGACGCTCCACTCGATGCTGGCGGCGATGAAGTACCCCGACTACCCCGTCGCCTTGGGAGTAATCCGGGCCGTCGAGGACGCCACGGTCTACGACCGCGAGGTCGCCCGGCAGGTCGAGGAGGTCAAAGCCCAGAGCAAAATCCACTCGGTGGACGAGTTGCTGCATTCGGGCGCGACTTGGGAGATCGAGTAACGGAAGAGTGCGCGGACGGAAGACCGAACCACGGAAAATAGCGAGACGGCAAACTGCGCAGACGGCAGGCCGGATCACGGAAAATAGCGAGACGGCAAACTGCGCAGACGGCAGGCCGGACCACGTGTGGGACGCAGCAGAAAGTGCGTCCGCAGGCCCTCCCCCGAAGGACAGAGCGACACCCGGCAGGATGCTGATGCTGAGGGGAGCCTGTTCCGGAAGGGCGTCAATCCCGTAAGGATGCTGTCCCTGAAAATTCGTTACAGTTCAATAAGAAACAGCCGGAAATTCCGGCTGTTTCTTATTTCAGAGCATATCTCCCGTTTCCGGCAATCAAAGCGCCGCATACGCTGGTTCCGACAGCAGGCATATGGGTGAAAGGGCTTCGAGAAGCGTTCGCAAGAACAGGTCCCGCGTCCGAACGGCATCCATCGCAACAAGGCGGAGGTTTTATGCAAAGCGGGCGCAGCCTGCTGCTGCCCCCCCCTCCGCAAAGTCATAAAAGGCAAGAAGCATGTCTTCATACCGTGTGTCCTTGCGGCCGTGGACCGATTCAGTGTTCGAGAAGCGTGGTGTCGATGATCCGGCGCATTTGGGCGATCTCCATGGCTCCGTTGGCGTGCTTCGGTTCACCGGACACGGGAATAAACAGGAACGTCGGAATGCTCCGCACGCGGAATATCGCCGCAAGCCGTTTTTCCTTGTCCACATTCACCTTATACATGCGGACCTTCCCGGCATATTCTTCGGCCAGCGACTCCATAACCGGCCCCATCATCCTGCAGGGACCGCACCACGGGGCGTAAAAATCGATTACGGCGGGCAGGTCGCCCTCGTATTTCCATTCCGGATTGGCCCGGAAGTCATAAATCCGCGTCTGGAATTCCGTTGTCGTCAGTTCGATTGCTTTCATAGTATGCTGTTTTTCAGTCGCCGCAGGCTGCCGGCCGAAGCTGCAATGCCGAGCATTTGTGCAACTGCCGTTCCGATCCTTGCTTTCCGAATCGTCTTCAGGCCCCGGCTCTATTCAATAACGCAAAAATCGGAGATTTCATATGCCCCGGCGACATCCGGGGACCGTCAACGATGAGCCGGCGACGTATTCGGCGACATATCCGGCGAGGGCCGTCAAGGCACTCCCCTATGCGGCTCTGCATGCAGTCCGACTACAGATCGGATGCAATTTGGATGCGGTTTGGATGCAGTCTCGCTACGGTTAATGCAGCTCTGTATACAGGCCGGCTACAGCTCAGATGCTGTTCAGAAGCTGTCCCGCCACAGTCGATGCGGCTCGGTATGCGGTCCGAATACCGTCATGAACGCATCTGAATGCGCTCCTGATGCAGCCCAGAGCGGCTCTGCCCGCAGTCCAGATACGATCCGGATGCGGATCTGATGCGGATTTTGCGGTAAAAATTCATTTTCGGCGATTTTTTCCGAGCGTAAATTGCAGAAATAAAAAAATCCGATTATCTTT contains these protein-coding regions:
- the trxA gene encoding thioredoxin, with amino-acid sequence MKAIELTTTEFQTRIYDFRANPEWKYEGDLPAVIDFYAPWCGPCRMMGPVMESLAEEYAGKVRMYKVNVDKEKRLAAIFRVRSIPTFLFIPVSGEPKHANGAMEIAQMRRIIDTTLLEH
- a CDS encoding 2-oxoacid:acceptor oxidoreductase subunit alpha, producing the protein MEKTNVRELQDVVIRFSGDSGDGMQLTGTLFSDTSALLGNGISTFPDYPAEIRAPQGTVAGVSGFQVHFGSHRELNPGDYCDVLVAMNPAALKANRKWLKQGATVIIDGDSITEEHLKKAGFATLDPIAELGLDEYNVVIPDITSMTREALKQTGLDNKAVVKCKNMFALGICFYLFDRPEAYAYKYLETKFARKNPVVAEANKLAIDAGYNYAANTHQFANTYTVSPAPLEKGTYRTINGNVATAWGLCAAAEKAGLPLFCGSYPITPATVILEELAKRKDLGVKTVQAEDEIAGICTAIGAAFAGNFAVTTTSGPGLSLKSEALGLAVMTELPLVVVDVQRGGPSTGLPTKTEQSDLSQALYGRNGECPVIVVAASSPSDCFHYAFEAGRLAMEHMTPVILLTDGFIANGSEPWRIPSMKDYPAIQPPIVDDAPEGGFMPYVRDEKLARGWAFPGKVGLEHRVGGLEKDCVKGCISHDPSNHQKMVSTRAAKVAKAADDIPAQTVWGDPEGDLLVVGWGGTRGHLQNAVDQMRAEGKRVSLAHFNYINPLPHGVRDIFAKFRRIVVCELNEGQFANYLRQNLQEFRYEQYNKCEGLPFTVVELKEKFESLLK
- a CDS encoding 2-oxoacid:ferredoxin oxidoreductase subunit beta is translated as MAEYKYTPADFKSDQEVRWCPGCGDHAILNAVQRALPEIADATDTPHNMFTFVSGIGCSSRFIYYMKTYGFHSVHGRANAVATGVKVANPRLNVWVTTGDGDSLAIGGNHFIHAIRRNVDLNVILFNNEIYGLTKGQYSPTSKLGKITKTSPYGTVEKPFNPGELVIGAKGTFFARSVDMEVGLSKECMVAAAMHKGMSVVEVLQNCVIFNDKTHGEFAADKATRAERTVTLRHGEKMLFGADKQKGIVFENMKLKVVTVGEDGYTLDDVLTHDAHQRDTTLHSMLAAMKYPDYPVALGVIRAVEDATVYDREVARQVEEVKAQSKIHSVDELLHSGATWEIE